A stretch of the Pedobacter sp. MC2016-14 genome encodes the following:
- a CDS encoding RagB/SusD family nutrient uptake outer membrane protein: MKKLSVLFAVVLLLAQSSCKKFLDTEPTDFLTTASYYTTEDQLNKGLIGVYDFLGRAETYGEYMVWELNSTTDESLQATPTTTTIRSYNTDAGDAIVTSFWRALYFGVQRANVLLASIDKPEMDAGKRAKIKGEALFLRAYYYFLLVSNFGDVPLVLSPTISTENPNMARTPTQEIYAKILDDMTEAEGLLRLHEQTITKLGFSGRVSVTAVQGILARVCLTMAGYPLRDEAKYNDALAWAKKVVASGEHALNPDYRQIFINYAQDKYDVKESIWEIEFSGNGTGIYNETGRIGNNLGIKTNSLEIGYCYASANATYTLYKSYASDLTSPLPIKPSPDIRRDWNCANYNYSGPGDTYIANTQVWALNIGKWRREYEILTPKNKNFTPQNFAVLRYSDVLLMLAEAEYYVNGVTPLAIDAVNQVRRRGYGKTLNGINLKSITVNTQGAGYTTAPLVTISGGGGSGATAVATVAGGRVTYVTVTNPGANYTGLPTVTLGGPGTGATVTPALTTLTDADLTSAQTDPPGAFLATIYGERSRELCFEALRRNDLIRWNIFIPTMRAMADDINNNAPAAYKFLNYSPTIVSDRNLLMPIPTHDMNVNKLLIQNTGW, encoded by the coding sequence ATGAAGAAGTTATCAGTTTTATTTGCTGTAGTATTGTTGCTGGCACAAAGCTCCTGTAAAAAATTTTTAGATACCGAGCCAACAGATTTTTTAACTACCGCATCTTATTATACCACCGAGGATCAGCTTAATAAAGGGCTTATCGGTGTGTATGATTTTTTGGGACGCGCCGAGACTTATGGCGAATATATGGTTTGGGAACTTAATTCTACCACAGACGAATCTCTACAAGCTACACCTACTACCACAACCATACGTTCTTACAATACAGATGCGGGCGATGCCATCGTAACGAGCTTCTGGCGTGCCCTCTATTTTGGTGTTCAGCGTGCCAATGTATTGCTGGCAAGTATAGATAAGCCGGAAATGGATGCGGGTAAGCGGGCTAAAATTAAAGGCGAAGCCTTGTTTTTAAGGGCTTACTATTATTTTTTACTCGTGTCTAACTTTGGAGATGTGCCCTTGGTACTTAGCCCTACAATTTCAACTGAAAACCCCAACATGGCCCGTACGCCGACGCAGGAAATTTATGCGAAGATACTCGATGACATGACTGAAGCAGAAGGACTGCTAAGGCTGCATGAACAGACCATTACCAAGCTTGGATTTAGTGGTCGGGTTAGCGTAACCGCAGTTCAGGGCATCCTTGCCCGGGTATGTTTAACCATGGCAGGATACCCGCTAAGGGACGAAGCCAAATATAATGATGCGCTGGCTTGGGCAAAAAAAGTAGTGGCTTCTGGCGAACATGCCCTAAATCCGGATTACAGGCAGATTTTTATCAATTACGCCCAGGATAAATACGACGTTAAAGAAAGTATTTGGGAGATAGAATTCTCTGGCAACGGCACCGGAATATACAATGAAACCGGGCGTATTGGAAACAATCTTGGTATCAAGACCAATAGCCTGGAGATTGGATATTGTTATGCATCGGCAAATGCAACTTATACGCTTTACAAGTCTTATGCGTCTGATTTAACAAGTCCTCTGCCCATCAAACCATCCCCTGACATAAGAAGGGACTGGAACTGTGCAAATTATAATTATTCAGGCCCCGGAGATACGTACATCGCAAATACGCAAGTATGGGCGTTGAATATTGGTAAGTGGCGGCGCGAGTACGAAATTCTTACACCAAAGAACAAAAATTTCACACCTCAAAATTTCGCGGTGCTGCGGTATTCAGATGTACTTTTAATGCTTGCCGAGGCAGAGTATTACGTAAATGGCGTTACGCCATTGGCGATAGATGCCGTAAACCAGGTTAGGCGCCGGGGGTATGGGAAAACGCTAAACGGGATCAACCTTAAATCCATTACCGTAAACACACAAGGTGCAGGTTACACTACCGCTCCTTTAGTGACAATTTCTGGAGGTGGGGGCAGTGGTGCCACTGCCGTTGCGACCGTAGCCGGGGGTAGGGTCACTTATGTAACGGTAACCAACCCTGGTGCAAATTACACGGGTCTTCCTACGGTAACACTTGGCGGTCCTGGCACCGGGGCTACAGTAACCCCTGCATTGACCACTTTAACGGATGCCGATCTGACTTCAGCGCAAACCGATCCTCCAGGAGCCTTTCTGGCGACAATTTACGGCGAGCGTTCAAGGGAACTGTGTTTTGAAGCTTTACGCCGAAACGATCTCATCCGCTGGAACATATTTATACCTACGATGCGGGCCATGGCGGATGACATCAATAACAATGCACCAGCTGCCTATAAATTTCTTAATTATTCACCTACTATAGTTTCTGATCGTAACCTGCTCATGCCAATTCCTACGCACGACATGAACGTAAATAAACTATTAATACAAAATACGGGATGGTAA
- a CDS encoding DUF5017 domain-containing protein, whose translation MKLIAIFLLVPGLFLASCKKMKVEAPEFEITTEKTTYKINEKVKFLFSGETDHIAFYSGEPGFSYDNRNRMSSNGKPTLDFTSFIQNTGETGTLRLLYSVDFSGNYDAPGISQATWTDITSRAALSSGVDRWPSGVVDLTDISALGKPVYFAFKYVGYNHATLRQPTWTIRTFNLNNILTDGKTVPLATIDNVGWKSVDVKNSTVSWIIPLLTGLISINGTGAGSVNEDNEDWVVSRAFDLKKATPDVPVSIQGLTSAVLTNYEYAFTKPGNYTVTFVAFNRNASAEISIVKQINITVTQ comes from the coding sequence ATGAAATTAATAGCGATTTTCCTGCTGGTTCCAGGTCTATTTTTGGCCAGTTGTAAAAAGATGAAGGTGGAGGCACCAGAATTTGAGATTACAACGGAAAAAACAACCTATAAGATCAATGAAAAAGTGAAATTTCTGTTCTCTGGAGAAACAGACCACATCGCTTTTTATTCCGGTGAACCGGGATTTTCATATGATAACAGAAACCGGATGTCGTCAAATGGTAAGCCAACACTGGATTTTACGTCTTTTATCCAGAATACAGGAGAAACAGGGACGCTGCGGTTGCTCTATTCGGTAGATTTTTCCGGAAATTATGATGCCCCGGGCATAAGCCAGGCAACCTGGACGGACATCACCAGCAGGGCGGCTTTGTCTTCCGGTGTGGATAGGTGGCCTTCTGGTGTGGTTGACCTTACTGACATTTCCGCCTTGGGTAAACCCGTTTATTTTGCATTTAAATATGTGGGATACAATCATGCTACATTAAGACAGCCCACCTGGACAATTAGGACATTCAATCTAAACAATATCCTTACAGACGGAAAAACAGTTCCGTTGGCAACGATTGACAATGTGGGTTGGAAATCGGTAGATGTTAAAAACTCTACGGTATCCTGGATAATTCCATTATTAACGGGACTAATCAGTATTAATGGGACGGGCGCAGGAAGCGTGAACGAGGACAACGAAGACTGGGTAGTCTCACGTGCCTTTGACCTTAAAAAAGCCACGCCGGATGTTCCGGTGTCGATCCAGGGCCTAACGAGTGCAGTACTTACAAACTATGAATACGCATTTACCAAACCTGGGAACTATACTGTAACATTTGTGGCTTTTAATAGAAATGCCAGCGCAGAAATTTCCATTGTTAAACAAATTAATATAACCGTAACCCAATGA
- a CDS encoding S9 family peptidase produces MKYAFLMVCNLTIITVANAQDPLIPYLTGKAPRIVKELGDSVAGTVSVKKVVYYSRDGKTADGKVVPSEIYAVIVRPVKSGNYPGLLILHGGKGYAELQKAIAWAKRGYVTVAIDLPGIADPLQVPNSSGAWKAFPYNSHRFNALPDITYSTIFDGVVAGLQGFYLLQAQPGVIKDKLGISGISWGGYTTTMLTALLKNKVQAAFSVYGSGFYDEGSAFAGQLTLVTPGEREEWLKQLDAGRRVKDIQSPYFIAAASNDIFFYPPAITATLKAVKSKTGHLFAPNANHSAPVPGGTAEPGRAGWLKMEEPYFDYYLKGEGSPLPEIYGQQSSIVNEDVKVRFQVKNAVKPALASVFYCIDQENWTKHKWLKADAQLLENGWYEAVLPGAAAQGYWYVSVSDSRPVTTSTYMYPSNKPLNN; encoded by the coding sequence ATGAAGTATGCATTCCTAATGGTTTGCAATTTAACAATAATCACAGTTGCAAATGCGCAAGATCCCCTAATTCCTTATTTAACAGGGAAGGCACCACGGATCGTTAAAGAGCTTGGCGATTCTGTTGCCGGTACAGTATCCGTTAAAAAAGTGGTGTATTACTCCAGGGATGGTAAAACTGCCGATGGTAAAGTTGTACCCTCAGAAATTTATGCCGTGATTGTGCGGCCAGTTAAGTCAGGAAATTATCCTGGTTTGCTGATTCTTCATGGAGGTAAGGGTTATGCAGAATTGCAAAAAGCAATTGCATGGGCCAAACGTGGGTACGTGACAGTCGCCATAGACCTGCCTGGTATTGCCGATCCTTTACAAGTACCTAATTCTTCGGGTGCCTGGAAAGCTTTTCCTTACAATTCTCACCGTTTCAATGCACTTCCCGATATCACCTACAGTACGATATTTGATGGTGTAGTGGCTGGTTTACAAGGGTTTTACTTATTGCAGGCCCAGCCTGGTGTAATTAAAGATAAATTGGGTATTTCCGGAATTAGCTGGGGCGGATATACGACGACCATGCTGACCGCCTTGCTTAAAAACAAAGTGCAGGCTGCATTTTCTGTATATGGCTCGGGTTTTTATGATGAGGGGTCTGCCTTTGCAGGACAGCTTACCCTGGTTACCCCGGGAGAACGAGAAGAATGGCTAAAACAACTTGATGCAGGCAGACGAGTAAAAGATATTCAAAGCCCATATTTTATTGCCGCGGCATCTAATGATATCTTTTTCTATCCCCCAGCAATAACTGCGACTTTAAAAGCAGTGAAAAGCAAAACAGGTCACTTATTTGCACCCAATGCCAACCATTCAGCCCCTGTTCCCGGTGGAACCGCTGAGCCCGGACGAGCTGGATGGCTTAAAATGGAAGAGCCTTATTTTGATTATTATTTAAAAGGGGAGGGATCGCCCCTACCTGAAATATACGGACAGCAGTCGTCCATTGTTAATGAAGATGTGAAAGTTAGATTTCAAGTTAAAAATGCGGTTAAACCAGCCTTAGCTTCTGTTTTTTATTGTATAGATCAGGAAAATTGGACCAAACATAAGTGGCTCAAAGCAGATGCGCAGTTGTTAGAAAATGGTTGGTATGAGGCGGTATTGCCAGGTGCGGCAGCGCAGGGATACTGGTATGTTTCTGTATCTGATAGCCGCCCCGTTACCACATCTACTTATATGTACCCAAGCAACAAACCTTTAAACAATTAG
- a CDS encoding alpha-L-fucosidase — protein sequence MMKLFYKVALLSCFVMASCAVVLAQETEGYDGEKTYQAPSDPLVKEKIAHWQDLKFGLFMHWGTYSQWGIVESWSLCPEDRKFTQRTGPNSGKWADYKKSYENLQTTFNPTAFNPEVWANAAKDAGMKYVVFTTKHHDGFSMFDTKYTDYSITNAKTPFSKNPRANVTKEIFNAFGKNNFMIGAYFSKPDWHSEDYWWSYFPPKDRTESYDRKKYPDRWKRFTDFTFNQVQELMTGYGKVDLLWFDGDWAKMDMTPIVTMARKEQPGIIVVDRHGKPEYVNYTTPEQKVPAKFMPHPWETCITMGKHWSFQQDDQFKPVKTLVQLLVDVVAKNGNLLLNIGPGPDGQWHKVATERLAEIGKWMRVNGESIYGTKPFAPYREAQWAFTKNASSRYLSYLPADNEKDLPAKLLVPLKDSSSKTTVKLLGTEKKLVWTKTENGIEVSIPPAIVKQLSNQPVWVFKVI from the coding sequence ATGATGAAATTATTTTATAAAGTTGCCTTGCTTTCTTGTTTTGTTATGGCTTCCTGCGCAGTAGTCCTTGCACAGGAAACGGAGGGTTATGATGGCGAAAAAACCTATCAGGCGCCTTCCGATCCACTGGTGAAGGAAAAAATTGCGCATTGGCAAGACCTAAAATTTGGACTTTTTATGCACTGGGGTACGTACAGTCAGTGGGGAATTGTGGAATCGTGGTCACTGTGTCCGGAAGACCGTAAGTTTACCCAACGTACAGGGCCAAATAGCGGCAAGTGGGCCGATTACAAGAAAAGCTATGAAAACCTGCAGACGACATTTAATCCTACGGCCTTTAATCCGGAGGTATGGGCTAATGCAGCAAAAGATGCCGGAATGAAATATGTCGTTTTTACCACCAAACACCACGATGGGTTTTCCATGTTTGATACTAAATATACAGATTATAGCATTACCAATGCGAAAACACCGTTTTCGAAAAATCCAAGAGCAAATGTTACCAAAGAGATCTTCAATGCCTTTGGGAAAAACAACTTTATGATTGGCGCGTACTTTTCAAAGCCAGACTGGCATTCGGAAGATTACTGGTGGTCTTACTTTCCGCCTAAGGACAGGACGGAGTCGTATGACCGCAAAAAGTATCCCGACCGCTGGAAGCGTTTTACCGATTTTACCTTTAACCAGGTGCAAGAGCTGATGACGGGTTACGGGAAGGTAGACCTGTTGTGGTTTGACGGCGACTGGGCGAAAATGGACATGACTCCAATTGTAACCATGGCACGGAAAGAGCAACCGGGCATTATTGTGGTAGACAGGCATGGCAAGCCGGAGTACGTAAATTACACCACTCCTGAACAAAAGGTGCCGGCGAAGTTTATGCCACACCCTTGGGAAACCTGTATCACCATGGGCAAGCACTGGTCCTTTCAACAGGATGACCAGTTTAAGCCTGTAAAAACACTTGTGCAGTTGCTGGTAGACGTGGTCGCCAAAAATGGTAACCTGCTGCTAAACATTGGTCCGGGCCCTGACGGGCAGTGGCACAAAGTTGCTACAGAACGGCTGGCCGAAATAGGTAAGTGGATGAGGGTAAACGGGGAATCGATTTATGGCACTAAACCTTTTGCCCCTTATAGAGAAGCACAATGGGCATTTACTAAAAATGCAAGTTCCCGTTATCTTTCTTATTTGCCGGCAGACAATGAAAAGGATTTGCCTGCAAAACTACTGGTACCCCTAAAAGACTCGAGTTCTAAAACAACGGTTAAGTTATTGGGAACTGAAAAGAAGTTGGTGTGGACAAAAACCGAAAATGGTATTGAGGTAAGTATTCCTCCGGCCATCGTTAAACAGCTTTCCAATCAGCCAGTATGGGTATTTAAAGTAATTTAA
- a CDS encoding FecR family protein, with amino-acid sequence MGKRKAGILLTKYNKGRASTEEKAVVESWFLDETKERADLLGTPDYMLLKVKLWAAIERSNEIRPAKLWPRIVAAASIVLVFAAGFYFATVGTKSQIQTNKQYVVNDLNPGSRKAILTLGNGKKINLNDAARGALATESGITVVKNANGELIYRAAQEPEKSVPIYNMITTPRGGEHKVVLPDQSIVWLNAGSSLKFPVSFVNTGLRHVELHGEAYFEIKRDIHKPFIVSTGKEQIEVLGTHFNVHAYGDEAFSKTTLLEGSIKFTANRYSRIMKPGQMATNDYKNLNISLEHVDVEDVMAWKNGYFIFNNEDIKEIMKKLSRWYDFVPVYEGNLEGLTFQGNYLRSRSLANLLKTIELTNKVHFKIEERRVTVTAITK; translated from the coding sequence ATGGGTAAAAGAAAGGCAGGAATACTGCTAACCAAATATAATAAAGGAAGAGCATCCACTGAAGAAAAGGCAGTAGTAGAATCCTGGTTTTTAGACGAAACCAAGGAAAGGGCAGATTTACTGGGCACACCAGACTATATGCTACTGAAAGTAAAACTTTGGGCAGCTATTGAGCGAAGTAACGAGATTAGACCGGCAAAATTGTGGCCACGTATTGTAGCTGCCGCCTCTATTGTTTTAGTGTTTGCCGCTGGGTTCTATTTTGCAACAGTCGGAACAAAAAGTCAAATACAGACAAACAAGCAATATGTTGTTAATGATCTGAACCCGGGCAGTAGAAAAGCCATACTTACTCTCGGGAATGGTAAGAAAATAAATCTCAACGATGCAGCAAGAGGAGCGTTAGCCACAGAATCGGGTATAACAGTGGTTAAAAATGCTAATGGTGAACTTATTTACCGTGCAGCGCAAGAACCTGAAAAAAGCGTACCAATTTATAATATGATAACCACGCCAAGAGGTGGAGAACATAAAGTCGTATTACCAGATCAAAGTATTGTGTGGTTGAATGCCGGATCATCGCTAAAATTCCCTGTTTCTTTTGTAAATACAGGGCTGAGGCATGTTGAGCTTCATGGTGAGGCTTATTTTGAGATAAAAAGAGATATTCATAAGCCGTTCATCGTTTCTACGGGTAAGGAGCAGATAGAGGTTTTAGGGACACATTTTAATGTCCATGCCTATGGCGATGAGGCTTTTAGCAAGACCACATTGTTGGAGGGGTCCATCAAGTTTACCGCAAACCGCTATTCCAGGATTATGAAGCCTGGTCAAATGGCGACCAATGACTACAAGAACTTAAACATAAGCCTGGAGCATGTTGATGTAGAGGACGTGATGGCCTGGAAAAATGGCTACTTCATTTTTAATAATGAGGACATTAAAGAGATTATGAAAAAGCTTTCCCGTTGGTATGATTTTGTGCCTGTATACGAAGGAAATCTCGAAGGGCTAACTTTTCAAGGGAATTACTTGCGCTCCAGGAGCCTGGCCAATCTATTGAAGACGATTGAATTAACGAATAAAGTTCATTTTAAAATAGAGGAAAGGAGGGTAACCGTTACAGCAATAACTAAATAA
- a CDS encoding TonB-dependent receptor, protein MKLNVVLIMIVFLQANAASFAQKVNLKVENATIKTVFNKLTEQTGQTFMADGSLIKNLKPISLNVTRMELKEVLHRCFEGQNIELVFNATYKTVVIRKIDEPQVPANNIINVTGKVTDEQRQAMAGVNITVKGTKITAKSNINGIYKIVIPDQSNPVLQFTFVGYEPLEMPVAGKSVLNVSLKLQNTGLNEVYVIGYGTTTRKDLTGSVAKVNIKDLALAPVKSFDDALAGRVAGVEVTTNDGQPGAPSNIVIRGANSVTQDNSPLYVIDGFPVTNPDNNLINSADIESIDILKDASATAIYGSRGANGVIIITTKRGKVGEPVLNYDGYYGLQKDVNRPKMMEPYDFVRYQIANTPATAINTYLTIPNRTLDSYIGVAGLDLQDELLNTAGMQSHNLSVRGGSDKTQYSLSFGYLDQNGMMTNSGFSRYQGRLVLDQTVNDRFKIGINTNFSNTRTFGNIVNGGANSASINLLFQALGYRPTSGGANDEDLLNSLYDPTIDGNLNGDYRINPVLSARNELNRRTGNNLISNAYLQYKILPSLTLKVTGGMDLNFLKAEGFYNSQTSTGNIRYNSKGVNGSVTNTTNSNWLNENTLTYTKVFNKIHNLNAVAGFTAQKFNTSAYGLVASQIPNESLGIDGLDEGATQSLNSTSSRSTLLSFLGRVNYTYRSRYIFTLSMRRDGSSKFAPGHKWGAFPSGAFAWRLKQESFLKNIQSISDAKLRLSYGKTGNNRVSDFPYLTTVNLPIISYYNFNNGTPVAGVNLNAVGNEDLKWETTAQTDIGFDLSLFKERLSMTVDVYRKVTSDLLLNATLPYHLGYDTGFKNIGKMKNEGLEITLNTVNVKSTDFQWNSSFNISFNRNRVLGLTENQKVFPSTVAWDASFANALYVAKVGEPVAQFYGAIWDGVYQYEDFDKFPDGRYLLKSNLTTNGNPRANILPGDIKYKDINGDLVVDAKDFTIIGRAMPIHRGGFSNNFVYKKFGLNVFFQWSYGSEIFNANKLIFEGNGRGVGALNQYASYASYWTPEQPSSTLFRPNGQGPTYYSTRLLEDGSYLKLKTVSLNYNFSNDWLSKLKIKGLKAYITAQNLYTWTGYSGRDPDVSTRNSALTPGFDWSSYPTPRTIVIGLNANL, encoded by the coding sequence ATGAAACTTAACGTTGTGCTGATAATGATTGTTTTTTTGCAGGCGAACGCTGCTTCCTTTGCTCAAAAAGTAAATTTAAAGGTCGAAAATGCCACGATCAAAACTGTTTTTAATAAACTTACCGAACAAACCGGACAAACTTTTATGGCTGATGGCAGCCTGATTAAAAATCTGAAGCCCATTAGTTTAAATGTAACCAGGATGGAGTTGAAGGAGGTCCTGCACCGGTGCTTTGAAGGTCAAAATATCGAGCTTGTTTTTAATGCGACCTATAAAACGGTTGTGATAAGAAAAATAGATGAACCCCAAGTGCCGGCAAATAACATCATTAACGTCACGGGGAAGGTTACGGACGAGCAAAGGCAGGCCATGGCAGGTGTGAACATTACAGTTAAGGGCACTAAAATTACGGCAAAGAGCAATATTAATGGAATCTATAAAATCGTAATTCCGGATCAAAGCAACCCGGTGCTCCAATTTACATTTGTTGGTTACGAGCCCCTGGAAATGCCCGTCGCTGGTAAAAGTGTGCTGAATGTAAGCTTAAAGCTGCAAAATACAGGACTAAATGAGGTGTACGTTATTGGTTATGGAACCACTACCCGAAAAGATCTTACGGGATCTGTTGCTAAGGTAAATATTAAAGATTTAGCTTTGGCGCCTGTAAAATCCTTTGATGATGCACTTGCCGGACGGGTGGCAGGTGTAGAGGTAACCACCAACGATGGTCAGCCTGGTGCACCATCAAACATTGTGATCCGAGGGGCCAATTCCGTTACCCAGGACAATTCCCCGTTGTACGTTATAGATGGCTTTCCGGTAACCAACCCAGACAATAACCTCATCAATAGCGCAGATATCGAATCCATCGATATTTTGAAAGATGCTTCTGCCACTGCAATTTATGGCTCCAGAGGTGCCAATGGGGTTATCATCATCACCACTAAACGTGGTAAAGTAGGCGAGCCGGTTTTAAATTACGATGGATATTACGGCTTGCAAAAAGATGTAAACCGTCCAAAAATGATGGAGCCTTATGATTTTGTGAGGTACCAGATCGCCAACACACCAGCTACAGCCATCAATACTTACCTGACAATCCCTAACCGTACATTAGATAGCTACATTGGTGTAGCAGGTTTAGATTTGCAGGATGAACTGCTAAACACAGCTGGGATGCAAAGTCATAATTTGTCTGTAAGGGGCGGTTCCGATAAAACACAGTACTCGCTGTCTTTTGGATACCTTGATCAGAATGGAATGATGACCAATTCGGGCTTTAGTCGTTATCAAGGCAGGTTAGTACTTGATCAAACCGTAAACGACAGGTTTAAAATCGGCATTAATACCAATTTCAGCAATACGCGGACGTTTGGGAATATTGTAAACGGGGGCGCCAACAGTGCTTCCATAAATTTGCTTTTTCAAGCATTGGGTTACAGGCCTACCTCTGGAGGTGCAAATGACGAGGATTTACTGAATTCTCTATATGACCCTACGATTGATGGAAATTTAAATGGCGATTATCGCATCAATCCGGTGTTATCGGCAAGAAATGAATTGAACAGGCGAACAGGCAATAATTTGATCAGCAATGCCTACCTGCAGTATAAGATTTTACCTTCACTTACCTTAAAAGTAACCGGGGGCATGGACCTTAATTTCTTAAAGGCAGAGGGTTTTTATAATTCCCAAACGTCAACAGGAAACATCAGGTACAATTCTAAAGGGGTAAATGGAAGCGTTACCAACACAACAAACAGCAACTGGCTGAATGAAAATACGTTGACCTACACCAAGGTATTTAATAAAATCCATAACCTGAATGCCGTTGCGGGATTCACAGCGCAGAAGTTTAATACCTCAGCTTATGGATTAGTCGCGTCACAAATTCCAAATGAGTCGCTCGGAATTGACGGTCTGGATGAAGGCGCTACGCAAAGTCTGAATTCTACGAGTTCCAGAAGTACATTGTTGTCTTTTTTGGGGAGGGTAAATTATACTTATAGGTCCCGCTACATATTTACTTTATCCATGAGGAGAGATGGGTCTTCGAAATTTGCCCCTGGCCACAAATGGGGGGCATTTCCTTCCGGCGCCTTTGCCTGGAGATTAAAGCAGGAGTCTTTCCTTAAAAACATACAATCTATTTCTGATGCAAAATTGAGGCTGAGCTATGGTAAAACAGGTAACAACAGGGTAAGTGATTTTCCTTACCTCACCACGGTTAACCTGCCAATAATTTCCTATTACAATTTCAACAATGGAACCCCGGTCGCAGGTGTCAATCTGAATGCAGTGGGCAATGAAGATCTAAAATGGGAGACCACTGCGCAAACGGATATCGGTTTTGACTTAAGCTTGTTTAAGGAGCGTTTATCAATGACAGTTGATGTGTATAGAAAGGTGACCTCAGACTTGCTGCTAAATGCCACACTTCCTTACCACCTTGGTTATGATACCGGCTTTAAAAATATAGGTAAAATGAAGAATGAGGGATTAGAAATTACGCTGAATACAGTAAACGTAAAAAGTACGGATTTTCAATGGAATTCTTCTTTCAACATTAGCTTCAACCGAAATCGTGTGCTGGGGTTAACGGAAAACCAAAAAGTTTTTCCAAGTACCGTAGCCTGGGACGCTTCCTTCGCAAATGCCTTGTATGTAGCGAAAGTTGGTGAGCCCGTTGCCCAGTTTTACGGTGCCATATGGGATGGTGTTTATCAATATGAAGACTTCGATAAATTCCCGGATGGCCGTTACCTGTTAAAAAGTAACCTGACTACAAACGGCAATCCAAGAGCTAACATATTGCCGGGCGATATTAAGTATAAGGATATTAATGGCGATCTGGTTGTGGATGCCAAGGATTTTACCATTATTGGTCGTGCGATGCCAATTCACAGGGGTGGTTTTAGCAATAATTTTGTGTACAAGAAGTTTGGGCTAAATGTATTTTTTCAATGGTCTTATGGTAGTGAAATATTCAATGCAAACAAGCTTATTTTTGAAGGGAACGGCAGAGGGGTTGGTGCGCTAAACCAGTATGCCAGTTATGCCAGTTACTGGACGCCGGAGCAACCAAGTAGTACACTGTTCAGGCCAAATGGACAGGGCCCTACTTATTACTCAACCAGATTACTTGAGGACGGATCTTATCTGAAACTTAAGACCGTGAGTTTGAATTATAATTTTTCAAATGACTGGCTGAGCAAGCTGAAGATAAAAGGGTTAAAAGCATACATAACGGCACAAAACCTGTATACATGGACAGGTTATTCGGGCCGGGACCCAGATGTCTCTACCAGGAACAGCGCGTTAACCCCCGGTTTTGACTGGTCATCTTACCCAACTCCCCGCACAATTGTAATTGGTTTAAATGCAAACTTATAA